The Helicobacter fennelliae nucleotide sequence AGGTTTTTTTATTGATTTTTTGAGGGTTTTTGATTTTTTTTGTAGTCATAATAAACTCCTTATGTATTGTTAATTATTCATTTCGGACACCTTTTATCTGTAAGATTTTCTGCTGATACATAGACATAACCTCCTTAAGTGTTAAGTTTGTTTCAAGTATTAAAAAACTTGATATTTTAACATTTAATCTATAAAGCAGAATCTAAATTAATAATTTTTGAGAATCTTTGTATAGAATCTAATCAGAGAGCAAAATAAAGCGACAACAAGCAGTGCAAAAATAAACGCGCACCAAAATCAAAGTCAAATAAAACCAAACATCAAGAGTTTGTTTTTTCTAAAATCACCCCACATTCGATATGTTCTGTATGCGGAAATTGATTAAACACCGCAAAATGCAAGATTTTATGCGAAAGCCCTAGAATCTCAAGATCTTTTTTGAGGCTTAGAGGATTGCAAGAGATATAAATAATATATTGAAAAGAGGCTATAAATTGAAGCATTTTGTGATCTTTAATCCCGCTTCGTGGCGGATCGATAAGAATATGCGAGAATCTAAATCGCCCTAAATCAATCCCCCTAAGCCGAAAAAACTCCCGCTCAAAGCATAATGCCTGTATCGTCTCCTCTCCGCTTAGCCTTGTGTGTGTGATGTTTTTGATATTGTTTGCAAATATGTTTTTTTGTATGATGAGCGCGCAACTTTTCACAATCTCTGTGGCAAACACCTGCCTAAAATCACACGCCAAAGCGATACTAAAATTACCATCTCCACAATACATCTCAAGCAAATCCACTCTATGATGGGTAATGATATGCGATTTGACAAACTCAATCATTTTTGGATTGGTATAGGCATTTGGCTGAGAAAACCTCCCCTCCTGACGAAAATAAATATACGATTTGCCTTGTATGTATATCTCATCAAGTAAAGTATCTTGAGTGAGAATGACTTTTTGCTTTCTACTCCTCCCGATAATATGGGCTTGATTTTTGATTTGATTAAACTGATTTGCAAGCTGATTTGTAGGTTGATTATAGTGGTGGTTTTGCATATCTTCATTGATTTTAGCACAAGCTGCAAGCGCGCTTTCTCTCCATTGCGTATCAAGCGTTTTGTGATAGATAAGTGTAATCATCACCCCACCATTTAAAGTGCCTAAAACCTCGATTGCATAAAGTTTAGATTCTAGAATCTGATTATTATCATTAAGGATTTCAAGCAAGCTTTGCAAGGCGATTTGTATCGCAGGAAGCAAAATCGGACAATGCGTAATTTTGACTCTTTTATTTTCTCCAAACGCACTCATCGCTAAAAAAATTTGCATTTTTTGGGTTTGTGGCATTTGTGGCGCATTCTGTGCTTGTGTGGCTCTTTGCGATGTTTGGGCTTGATATGTATCGCAAGATTCTTGTTTTTGTTGTTCTTGTTGCTTTTTTTGCCCTTCTTGCTCTTGTTTTTGTTGTTCTTGGTTTGCTACTTGTTGTTGCTTTGATTGGTTTTTTTGATTTTCATACTTCTCTGTGTGGATTCTAAACTCCGCGCGCGTGCGATAGCCCACATCTGGTGAGTCAAAAATCTCCAAAGAATCCAACCCAAAAAGTGATTGTATGAAGTTAGATTTATGATTCATTTCATCTTTTATGTTTGCTTTTGAAGTGCAACCACCGCAGATTCCGATCATTTTACAAAACATTTTTATCCTTTGTTATATTTCAAATTTGATTTTTGGATTCTTAGAATCTAAAAATCAAAAAGTGGATTGCCACGCAGTTTTACAACTGCTCGCAATGACAAATTAAAATCTAGAATCTAATTTCCAGAGAATCTAAATCCTCTCTTTTTTGCTATGCGCTCATTGGGCTTTGCTTGAGAAGCCATATTTTAGGGAGTTTGAAATTTTTAGCCTGCGATGAACGCTTATGTTACATTTTTTGTGTTTTTGCTTGCCTAAAAATTTCTACACAACCCTAAAATCTGCTTAAAAATAGAGGATTTCTTTACACTTTTTTTGTGTTTGCATAGATTCTAAATTCCAAATTATCTCACAAATAAACTTTATTACAAATAATAAGATTTCTTACAGAATCTAACTCATAAAAGTTTATACTATATCTATAAAGTTTATACATATTTATCAATTCAATGCTATAATTGCCAAAATTTTTATAAAGGATAACCTATGAGTAGCAAAAAACATACTTTTCAAACCGAAATCAAACAACTTTTGGATTTAATGATCCATTCGTTGTATTCTAATAAAGAGATTTTCTTGCGAGAGCTTATAAGCAACGCATCTGACGCGCTTGATAAGCTAAATTACCTCACCATTAGTGATGACAATTACAAAAACATCACCTTCAATCCACGCATTGATATTTCATTTGATGAGAAAAAATCCATTCTGCGTATTAGTGATTCTGGGCTTGGAATGGACGAGCAAGACCTTATCCAAAATCTAGGGACAATCGCAAAATCTGGCACAAAAAGCTTTCTCAACGCACTTAGTGGCGATGCCAAAAAAGATTCTGCATTAATCGGGCAGTTTGGCGTTGGATTCTATTCAGCATTTATGGTCGCCCAAAAAATAGTCGTAACCACCAAAAAAGCAGGGCTTGACAAAGCATACAGCTGGATAAGCGATGGAAGTGGCGAATACGAAATAACACCCTGCAAAAAAGACTCTTTTGGGACAGAGATTACACTTTTTTTAAAAGATGATGACAAAAAATTCGCAAATCGCTGGGAGATAGAATCTATCATCAAAAAATACTCCGAACACATCGCATTTCCTATATTTTTGAGCTATGAAGAAACAAAATTTGAGGGTGAAGGCGAAAACAAAAAAGAGATAAAAGAGCAAAAATGCGAGCAGCTCAACACCGCAAAAGCAATCTGGAAAACCCCAAAAAATGAGCTCAAAGACGAGGATTATAAAGAATTTTACAAAAGCTTCGCTCACGATAATAGCGAGCCTTTAAGCTGGATTCACACAAAAGTCGAGGGGACTTTAGAATACAGCACATTATTTTTTATTCCAAGCGTCGCACCATTTGATTTGTATCGTGTGGATTATCAATCCGGCGTCAAACTCTATGTCAAACGCGTATTTATCACTGATGATGACAAAGAATTGCTTCCGCAGTATTTGCGATTTGTGCGAGGGGTGATTGATAGCGAGGATTTGCCACTGAATGTGAGTCGCGAGATCTTGCAGCAAAACAAGATTCTAGCCAATATCAAATCCGCCTCAACAAAAAAGATTCTAGCTGAAATCGCCACTCTTTCCAAAGATAAGCAAAAATACGACACTTTCTATACGCAATTTGGCAAAGTGCTAAAAGAAGGGCTTTATGCGGACTTTGAAAACAAAGATAAGATTCTAGATCTTTTGCGGTTTGATACCCAAACCAAAGAGAATCTAAGCCTCAAAGACTATAAAGATTCTATGCCAAAAGATCAAAAAAGTATCTATTATCTCATCGGCGAAAACAAAGACTTACTCAAAGCAAGCCCGATTTTAGAAAAATACGCCAAAAAGGGCTTTGAAGTGATTTTGCTAAGCGATGAGATTGATGGATTTGTGATGCCAAATGTGGGCGAATTTGACAAAACCCCGCTCAAAGACGCCACAGGATCTGAAGCACTCAAAGAGCTTGGCGAAACAAAGATCGATGAAAAAGTCAAAAAAGAATTCCAACCCATAATCGACAGCTTCAAAGAGGCATTAGGCGATGAGATAAAAGATGTCGAGCTTAGCGATGATCTGACTTCTCCTATCGCGCTTGTGGGAGAAGAGCAAAACGCGATGATGGCAAACCTTATGCGTCAAATGGGACAAGAGCCACCAAAAGCCAAAAAAACAATCCAAATCAACATCTCTCATGAGATTTTCAAAAAACTCCAAAAAGCAGATTCTGCCAAAGTCAAAGAGATAGCCCATGTTTTGTTTGATTGTGCGAATCTACTAGAATCTGGAAATATGCAAAACGCAAAAGATTTTAGCACCCGACTCAATGCAATCATCATCGAAGCACTTTGATAGATTCTACAAAATAAACTCAAGATAATGGCAAGCAATAAATAACTTGCCATTCTAAAGGGTGCGTAAAGCACGACTAAAGAATCCATAATCCAAACTAGAATCTATTTTAGATTCTAGATTTTCTTCACACTTTTTTGTATTTGCATAGAATCTAATTTTTGTCGTCATTACTTAAGCATTAGCGTGCAATCCAAGATTTACAGAATCTATTTTAGATTCTGTGTTTTTGGATTCTTCACTTGTTTCACTCACTTAAATGAGCTTACTTTTGACTATCACTTAGAATGACAAGCAAAACTTAATGTGATGAAGTAGATTGGGCAGTTGATGTGGGCGATTCTTGTGATTCTTGTGATTCTTGTGATTCTTGTGATTCTTGTGTAGAATCTGTCGCAGAATCTATTGTAGGCGTTTGGAGTTGTGCTGAATCTTGTGTATCAAGGCTTTGAGTAGAAGTGTTGCTAGAGCCACTAGTAGCAGGAGTGGTAGCAGAAGCAGAAAAAGTTATAGGCTCTTTGAGTGTGATTTTTTTGATAAGCTTTGCATTTCTAAAAATCATATACCCGATGATAAGATTGCGCTTATAATCAACGATTTCAACCACATCTGCATCTTGTGGAATCCCCTCTAATGCGCTATTTTGCGATGTGCTTGCTTGGGCTATTTGGATTGGGCTTGCAAGCAATACCAAACATTGACATATCAATATAACTACTCTCATTTTATGTATCCTTCCGCTTTTATTTCCACTCTCATTATTGACTTATTAAATGTAGAATTTAATGCAAAATCTCAAACTAAAAGTATATAATACAAATTTTTAAATACACCAGAATTTAAAGGAGATTTTATGCATTATATCAAAACAGCAAACGCCCCAGAAGCTATCGCAAATGCTTGGGTTATGGATTTTGCTGGAGTTTTATCGCCTAACGCTACAAAAGATACAAACAAGCGAAATTTTGCTAGAATTGTGGCTTTTACAATTTTTAGGAATCTTAAAATGAAATATTTATTCATTATTGCTATGGTGTTTATATTAAGCGCAAGTGGTTTAGTAGCAAAACCAAGCAACACCATTACAAAATTAGACACCAAAACCACAGAGCTTTTTGACATTCACACAGCACAACTCCACGCAAATAACACGATTTATGCCATTACCATAAGCAAAATTAAATCGCCCAAAACGCAACCAAAAAAATATAGAATCTTCTATATGCTTGATGGCAACGGACATTTGCCAATAGCCCTAAACGCGCTTGCTAAGGAGTATTGCAAGAAAGACTTTTTATGCGATGAACTCGATTATGTGCTTCTTGTTGGCATAGGCTATGGTGAAAAATATGCCAAGATAGCATTTCCACCATTAAGAACGAGGGATTACACGCCAAGTATTCCAAAAGAGTTGCTCGATTCTATGGATAATAAGCAAAACTTCCTTAATGGCGGTGGAGCGCAAAATTTCTTAGAATCTTTCGTGCAAACAATTATCCCATTTGTAAAATCACATATAACACAATCAAATTTGGAGTTAAGCAAAGAGTGTGGCATTTTTGGGCATAGCTTTGGTGGGCTTTTTGTGCTTTATGCCTTGAGTAACGCTACAAACGATTTTAATCATTTTTATGCCATTTCGCCATCGCTTTGGTGGGGAAATGGCGAATTTATAGGGCAAAATAGAGCGATTGATTTTGCGGATATTGAGGGAGATTCTATAACTTTATGGATTATGCAAGATACGCCAAAAAATCCACAAACTCAAACGATTAACAAAGAAAATCCGCGTGGCAAGGCAAAAATTAACACTAAAGAATTAGCAACTCTCATACAATCACAAAGCAATATAACACCACACTACAAAGCATTTCAAGGATATACGCACGGCTCTGTCGTTGTGCCCGCGTTTTTAGAAGCGATTAGGGATTTTGCTAAATAAATATGCTTAATAATCCAAAATAGTAGTGTGATTTGACGCAAAATAAAGTGTGTTCTTATGACGCATTTTTAATTTTGATACACTCACTATAAGCCTGTAAGTTTGGCGTAAAGCCGTTTCCATAGGGGGAGTTTTTTAGAGTTGTATTGTAATAAAAGGGCTAAAATTGCTTTGCGCCGAAACATAATCGCTGTGTTTATGGGGCTTAATGTTTCGCCAAAACCATTAGGATTCGCTCCAGATTCTAAAAGTAGCTTTGCCACTTCAGCGTAACCTTTGAAGCAAACGCCAGCTAGTGGCGTATGCCCCCTATCATTTGGCACATCAACATTTGCACCAAAATCTAGCAAAAGTTTCACGCACGAAATCGCGCTATGATAGCTTGCTAACATTAAGAGTGTATCGCCCTTGTGATTGGCAAGGTTTGGATTTAGCCCATTTTCAAGCATAATTTTTAAGCTATCCGCGTCATTGTTTCGCGCAAAATCAAAAGACATTTTGACAAATTCCTCCATTTTGGCGTATTCTTGCGGGGTTAAATTTTTCACACTTGACATAGGGCATCCTTTATTTTAAGAGTTCGGCAATGCGTTTGCCATAATTCGCATCGGCTTTATTAAAATGCTCTAACTGCAATTTAATGATTTTTTCATTTATGCCTTTCATCGTGTCTGCAATCGTTTGACATAGCCGCTCTTTCTCATTGCTACTCATTAGCCGATACAAATCACCCGCTTGTGTGTAGTAATCATCGTCATCTTCTCTATAATCCCACTGCCCGAGTTTGCTTTCACTCTCAAAGTGTAGCGGGTCTAAAATCGGCTCTTTTAAGTTCCAATTATCCTTATATCCGTCCAAAATGCTAGGTTCATAATTGCGAATGCTACCATACGCGCCATTTGTCATATAACCATCGCGGCAAAACGCAAAAGATTTTAGCACCCGACTCAATGCAATCATCATCGAAGCACTTTGATAGATTCTACAAAATAAACTCAAGATAATGGCAAGCAATAAATAACTTGCCATTCTAAAGCGTGCGTAAAGCACGACTAAAGAATCCATAATCCAAACTAGAATCTATTTTAGATTCTAGATTTTCTTCACACTTTTTTGTATTTGCATAGAATCTAATTTTTGTCGTCATTACTTAAGCATTAGCGTGCAATCCAAGATTTACAGAATCTATTTTAGATTCTGTAAATCTTGGATTCTTCACTTGTTTCACTCACTTAAATGAGCTTACTTTTGGCTATCATTTAGAATGACAAGCAAAACTTAATGTGTGTTTGAAATAATAAAAAATCGCAATGATTACACTACCACCGATAAGATAGCCCAAAACAGCAGAAGTGCTTACACTTGCTACCCCAAAAGCTATAATCGCTCCAAAAGCACAGATATTGACATAGGGAAATTGTGTGATAAAGTGGCTTTGAGCCGAACAGCCCGCGCCTGTTGCCGAGAGGATTGTCGTATCTGAAATAGGCGAGGCATGATCGCCATACACCGCTCCTGATAGCACTGCTGCAATAGCCAAAGTAAAGTCTGTATGTGTGGATTGCGCGAGGCTTGCAGCTATGGGTAAAATAATCGCAAATGTCCCCCAGCTTGTGCCTGTGGCAAACCCAATAAAGCAAGAAATCGCAAAAAGCACAAGTGGCAAAAGGACGCTTGAGTGGCTCTGTAAGACATCTTGACAAAGATTGGCAAGATAGATTCCAGTTTGCATATCATCATTAATGATAGGACCAATAGCCCAT carries:
- a CDS encoding tRNA (uridine(54)-C5)-methyltransferase TrmA; its protein translation is MFCKMIGICGGCTSKANIKDEMNHKSNFIQSLFGLDSLEIFDSPDVGYRTRAEFRIHTEKYENQKNQSKQQQVANQEQQKQEQEGQKKQQEQQKQESCDTYQAQTSQRATQAQNAPQMPQTQKMQIFLAMSAFGENKRVKITHCPILLPAIQIALQSLLEILNDNNQILESKLYAIEVLGTLNGGVMITLIYHKTLDTQWRESALAACAKINEDMQNHHYNQPTNQLANQFNQIKNQAHIIGRSRKQKVILTQDTLLDEIYIQGKSYIYFRQEGRFSQPNAYTNPKMIEFVKSHIITHHRVDLLEMYCGDGNFSIALACDFRQVFATEIVKSCALIIQKNIFANNIKNITHTRLSGEETIQALCFEREFFRLRGIDLGRFRFSHILIDPPRSGIKDHKMLQFIASFQYIIYISCNPLSLKKDLEILGLSHKILHFAVFNQFPHTEHIECGVILEKTNS
- the htpG gene encoding molecular chaperone HtpG, with protein sequence MSSKKHTFQTEIKQLLDLMIHSLYSNKEIFLRELISNASDALDKLNYLTISDDNYKNITFNPRIDISFDEKKSILRISDSGLGMDEQDLIQNLGTIAKSGTKSFLNALSGDAKKDSALIGQFGVGFYSAFMVAQKIVVTTKKAGLDKAYSWISDGSGEYEITPCKKDSFGTEITLFLKDDDKKFANRWEIESIIKKYSEHIAFPIFLSYEETKFEGEGENKKEIKEQKCEQLNTAKAIWKTPKNELKDEDYKEFYKSFAHDNSEPLSWIHTKVEGTLEYSTLFFIPSVAPFDLYRVDYQSGVKLYVKRVFITDDDKELLPQYLRFVRGVIDSEDLPLNVSREILQQNKILANIKSASTKKILAEIATLSKDKQKYDTFYTQFGKVLKEGLYADFENKDKILDLLRFDTQTKENLSLKDYKDSMPKDQKSIYYLIGENKDLLKASPILEKYAKKGFEVILLSDEIDGFVMPNVGEFDKTPLKDATGSEALKELGETKIDEKVKKEFQPIIDSFKEALGDEIKDVELSDDLTSPIALVGEEQNAMMANLMRQMGQEPPKAKKTIQINISHEIFKKLQKADSAKVKEIAHVLFDCANLLESGNMQNAKDFSTRLNAIIIEAL
- a CDS encoding alpha/beta hydrolase; this encodes MHYIKTANAPEAIANAWVMDFAGVLSPNATKDTNKRNFARIVAFTIFRNLKMKYLFIIAMVFILSASGLVAKPSNTITKLDTKTTELFDIHTAQLHANNTIYAITISKIKSPKTQPKKYRIFYMLDGNGHLPIALNALAKEYCKKDFLCDELDYVLLVGIGYGEKYAKIAFPPLRTRDYTPSIPKELLDSMDNKQNFLNGGGAQNFLESFVQTIIPFVKSHITQSNLELSKECGIFGHSFGGLFVLYALSNATNDFNHFYAISPSLWWGNGEFIGQNRAIDFADIEGDSITLWIMQDTPKNPQTQTINKENPRGKAKINTKELATLIQSQSNITPHYKAFQGYTHGSVVVPAFLEAIRDFAK
- a CDS encoding ankyrin repeat domain-containing protein → MKNLTPQEYAKMEEFVKMSFDFARNNDADSLKIMLENGLNPNLANHKGDTLLMLASYHSAISCVKLLLDFGANVDVPNDRGHTPLAGVCFKGYAEVAKLLLESGANPNGFGETLSPINTAIMFRRKAILALLLQYNSKKLPLWKRLYAKLTGL
- a CDS encoding catalase-related domain-containing protein, yielding MASYLLLAIILSLFCRIYQSASMMIALSRVLKSFAFCRDGYMTNGAYGSIRNYEPSILDGYKDNWNLKEPILDPLHFESESKLGQWDYREDDDDYYTQAGDLYRLMSSNEKERLCQTIADTMKGINEKIIKLQLEHFNKADANYGKRIAELLK